AACCCTCCGGCGCTTCCCCCAGCGCTCGGTCCTGTTCTGCCCGATGATCGTCAAGGGGCAGCCCGTCGGCGGTCTCTTCGTCACCTGGTGGGAAGCCGAGCATCACTTCACGCCGGAGGAGCTCGACCTCGTCGAGGCGATCGGCCGCCAGGTCGGCATCGCCATCGAGAATGCCCGCCTGTTCCAGGAGGCAGAGCACCAGCTCCAGGAGATGACGGGGCTCCACCGGATCGCCCAGTCCATGTCCACGCTGACCGACATCCGGGAGACGTACGGTCGATTGACACGTCAGGTCGCCGAGCTCGTGGGCGCCCGGCGGTCGCTGATCGCGCTCTACGACCGCCGCCAGCGGCGGATCGTCGGCCAGATGCCCGGCTACGGGGTGAGCGAGGACCTCGTCCGGGACATCCAGGCCCCCGAGCTCGCGGAGGCGGCGCGGCAGGTCGGGAACCTCCGGAAGCTGGGGAGCTTGATCCTGAACAACCCGCGCGATCTCCCGGCCCGCGTCCAGGAGTTCATCGATCGCCACCAGCTCGAGTCCATCGCGGCCGTGCCGCTCAGCGTCGAGGGAGAGGTCATCGGGATCCTCTATGCCGCTGACAAGCCTGGCGGCTTCACCGACAGGGACGCGCGCCTGCTCGAGGTCTCGGCGAGCCAGGCGGCGGTCATGATCAGGAACGCGCACCTCTACCAGCAGGTCAACGAAGCCTACGAGTCCCTGAAGGCGACCCAGGCCCAGCTCGTCCAGGCGGAGAAGCTCGCCGCGACGGGCCAGCTGGCGGCGGGGGTGGCCCACGAGATCAACAACCCGCTGTCCGTGATCCTGGGCTTCTCCTCGCTGGCGCTGGAAAAGCAGCCGTCGAAAGAACTCGGCGACGACCTGGAAACGATCCGTACCCAGGCGTTGCGCGCGGCGAAGATCATCCGGGACCTCCTGGTCTTTGCGCGGCCGAGACCGCACGAGCGCGTCCCGGTGGACGTCAACGAGGCCCTCCGCCAGACGCTCAGCCTGCAGGCCTACCACCTCAGCACCGACCAGATCGAGGTGGTGTGGAATCTGGCCGAGCCGCTCCCCAAAACCCTGGCCGACCGCGGCCAGCTCCAGCAGGTGATCCTGAACCTCGTCCTGAACGCCCACCACGCGATGAAGGCCACCCACGGACGCGGGACGCTCTGGATCGAGACTGGCAGCAACCGAACCCATGTCTGGGCCAAGGTCCGGGACGACGGCCCCGGCATCGCCCCGGAGCTGCTCCCCCGGATCTTCGACCCGTTCCTGACAACCAAGCCGGTGGGACAGGGAACAGGGCTCGGCCTCAGCATCTCGTACGGGATCCTCCAGGCCCACGGCGGACAGCTCCTCGCCGAGAGCGAGGCCGGTCGGGGGGCGACGTTCACGATCATGCTTCCCGCCATCGAGAGCGAGGTGAAGCCGCCGACGGAGGCGCCCGAGCCGGCCGCCGAGTCAACGCGGCAGCTGTCGGTCCTCGTCGTGGACGACGAGCCGACGGTCGCTCGTCTGCTCTCGCTGATGTTTGAACAGATCGGGCACCGTGCGGAGGTCGCTCACTCGGGACGCGACGCTATGACGATGCTCGCGCGGGGCACGTACGACCTCATGACGCTGGACCTCAGGATGCCCCACATGAGCGGGCAGGAGGTCTGGAAGGCCCTCCAGACGCTGAACCTCCCGCGCCGGCCGAGCGTGCTGTTCGTGACAGGCGACATCGCGAAAGAGGTCAGGACCTTCCTGCAGGAATCCGGCCAGCCCTACCTGGAAAAGCCGTTTCAGCCCGCCGAGCTTCGAGAGCGGCTGAAAGATCTGCGCCTTTGACTCGGAGGGGGGCCACCCACGCCGACCTCCCGCGCTGTCGCGCGGGTGTGGCGCGGGTACCCGCCCCTTCCGAACCTCCCCCCAGAACAGCTTGCGCCGGCAAAGCCGGCGCTCGAGCCTGAGGGGGGGGTCCCCCTAGGTCAGTCGGCGGGGGCCTCGCTTGAACATCAGCTCAGGCCTCAGTCGTATGTGTGCTCGTTGCGCCTGCGCACTCCTTCGACCCGGATCTCACGCACTTCGTCGGCAACCGTATACAGGACCCGATAATCGCCGATTCGAATCCGATAGGCTCCATGACCCGAAAGCTTCTTCGTGCCTGGCGGCCGCGGATTCTCCCGGAGGGAGTGGATTGCTGCCGCGATCCGGAGGTAGGTCTCGTCATCGAGGGCGTCCAGCTCTTTCCGCACCGACCGGCTGCGGAAGCGAACGCGGTAGGGTTCAGCCACCTACCGCCCGACGCCTCCGTCCCAGCCTTCTCAGCCGAGCCCGATCGTAGCTTTCGAAATCAGCCAGCGCCTCGCGCCCCCGGGACTGAACGATCTTCCAGTCCGGGTCTTCAGGCAGGACTTCCTCGATGCGGATCTCTCGGGATTCGAGCAGCGCGGCCTCGAGGAGTCGGTTCACGATCCAGCTCATGCTACGGTCCCGTCGACCGGCTTCCGCTTTGAGGGCCTGTGCCACCTCGGCGTCGAGGACCACGCTGACCGTTTGCTTGTTTCCCATGACGTCGCCTTCGTCTTAAGCTACACGAATAACCAAGAGAACACAAGAACCCTTCCTATAACTTCTGCGTTTGGAGGGTCGGGCTGCGAAGCCCAGGGGACACCGCCCCTGGTCGGCCCAGCCCGGGGAGGATCGGCAGGGGCGCTCAAGCCGGATTCGATTCCTCCCCTTAAGGGTGTGGTTGGGAAAGAAACGAATTCCGAGCACCGTTCAGGAGCCGGCTCCACCGCTCTGGCCCTCGCCGAGGAGCTGCTCATACATTACGCCCTCCTCCACCGCCACAGCTCCTGGGGCAGGCGCGCCGTCCCGTCAAACGTGATCAGGCACGGTCCCACCTCACCCACCTGTCATTTCCCGAAACCTTTCCCCCAGGGTTTCTCAAAACCTTTCCTCCACCCCTGAGGGCCGGCGGTGGTTCTCTGCTTACGCCATCTTGAGCGCTCCGAGCAAGCCTTTTCTTCTGCGCTGAGCAGGCGTTTCGGGCGACCCTGGTCGTCTGGCGAGGGCCGTAGAGGCTCCAAAAGGGAGTCAAGGGAGATCCGCACGCCTACCGCCGGACTACCCCAAATTCGATTCCTTCCCAACCTCACCCTATAGGGGAAGAAACGAGTTCGGTCCTCGAAAACGAGCCAGGAGCCGAGCGCCCACCCGCCCCTTCGGGGGCGGGTACCCGGCCCACGCAATCGGTTTGGGGAGAGGCATCGGAAGGGGGCGGAGCCCCCCTCCGAGGCTTTCTAGCGCGGGCTTGGCCCGCGCAACCAACTCGGGCCTCGCCTCGGGGCTGTCTTCGCCGGCGGGGCGGCGGCCGCCCCTCGGCTCGAACCACCATTCCCGGGGGAGGCTCGGAGGGGGCCGTCGAGGCCCCCTTCGAGGGGATCGAGCGCGGGCTTTGCCCGCGCAACCTGTCCGGGGGGGGGGAGGCATCGGAAGGGGGGCGTCAGCCCCCCCCGAGGGAAGTTTCGAGCGCCGGCTTTGCCGGCGCAATCCGTCGTGGGGGAGGCTTCGGAAGGGGGGCGGAGCCCCCCTCCGAGCTCTTTAGCGGGCCAACTCGATCAGGAGCGCTGACTTCTTTGCCAGCTCCTGCGTACGGCTGATGATCTCGGGAAACAATGCCGGCTCCACCCCGAGGTTCCGGAGCGTCTCCGGGTCGGGATCCATCGGGAGGCCGTCGCCGGCGTCCCCGATCCCCTCACGCGAGCAGATGCACTCAGCCAGGTGGACCAGATCGGCGACCCGCCGGTCCTCGGCGGGCGCGAGCGCGGGCTGGTGGTGAAAGTCGATCCCGGAAACGATCGGCTGGGGCAGCCCCCACCGGGCGGCGATCAGCGCGCCGATCCTTCCGTGGTCGGTCTCCAGGGCTGCCAGCTCCGCTTTATACCGGGCCAGGCCTTGCTCGGAGGCCAACCGGCTGATCTCCACGAACACGGAGGGATAGTACTCCCACAGCACGAGCAGGCCGATGTCGTGGAGGAGGCCCGCGGCAAAGGCGCCGTCTTCGCCGTCCTCCTCGGCCGCCGGGACCGCCACCTGGAGGATCGCCTCGGTGGCGAAGGCCACGGTCACGCTGTGGAGCCAGAAGGCTTTGCGGTCGCGGCCGCCCCACGTCTCCAGGGTCCGGATGATCCCCAGCGTGAGGATGATGTTCCGGATCTGCACCATCCCCAGCCTCAAGACGGCCTGCGCCACTGAGGTGACCGGCATGCGGGCGCCATAGACCGGCGAGTTGGCCATCCTGAGCACGCGCACGGTGAGTCCGGGATCCTCCCGCAAGATCCAGGCGATGTCGAGCACGGAGGAGTCGTAATCGTTGACGATCTTCATCAGGCGCGAAATGACGGGAGGAAACGAGGGAAGCGGGGGCAACAGGTCCAGATCCGCCAGAAACCGCTCCTTGAACGGCGTCGAGAGCCGCTCAGGTGTCGCCGCCGCCGGATTCCAAGAGAGTGTCATCGCCGATGTCCCCGGGGCGCAGCCCTTCCGCAGCGGAAGGAGCGCTTCAAAATCAGCATGTTTACAGTCAGAGGCGGTCCCACACAAAGACGGCGGTGGGACAGCCGCACCCAATCAAGTATTCGGCCACCCAGACCGCTTTCTGAACCTCCTGTGATTCCCTCCGTTTCGGCTGACTGCCTGCCGAATCCCTAGAGCAGCGGATGGGTGCCGCCGAGCAACCGTCCGTTGGCGAGACAGCGCACACAGCCTGGGTCTCGCGGGAAGTCTCTCCAGGGGGCAACGCAGGAGAGTCGCTGCCGCAGATCCGGGGTTCTAGCTGGCAACGGGACAGACGTTGGACCGATCAGGTGCGGACCGCGCCATGTCGGCGGGCCGCCGGGTCGTTGGAACGGGTGAGACGCGGAATGGACCTTCGGTCTAGCCGGACACCAGGGGGGAACCGGCCCTGATATCGGTCGCTGAGCTACTTCGGGCTGGCCGACCGACGCGCCCCCGTCAGGGAGGAGCTGCCGCATGATCGTACTCATCGGGGTCGGCGTCGTTTTCTTAAGCGTATTCGGGGGGTTCCTCCTCGCAGGCGGTCCCCTCATGCTCCTGATCCAACCCGCCGAGATCCTGATCATTATCGGCGCCGCGCTCGGTACGGTCCTGATCGGAACCCCACACCACCACCTCCCGAAGCTCTTCGCGGGAATCCGCGCCGTGGTGGGACGGGCCACGTCGGGCAAGGACCAGTACACCGACCTCCTCACCCTCCAGTTCGAGGTGTTCGTCAATATCAAGAAGCACGGCATCATCGCTCTCGACCAGGATATCGCGGCACCTGAATCCAGCACCATCTTCTCCAAGTACCCGAGCTTTCTGGCCTTTCCCAAAGCGGTGCGCTTCTTCGCCGACGCGCTCCGGCTGTTGCTCGACACGGGGATCCCGCCCGAGGACCTGGATCTCCTGCTCGACCGCGAGCTGGAGACCCACCACGAAGAGGTCACCAAGGCATCGGGGATCCTGGCGAAGCTGGGCGATACCCTCCCCGGCCTCGGCATCGTCGCGGCGATCGTGGGAATCGTCATCTCGATGCAGGGAGTCGACGGGCCGGCGTCCGAGATGGGCCGCAGCGTGGCCGCGGCCCTCGTGGGGACGTTCCTCGGCGTCTTCCTCTCCTATGGGGTTGTCCAGCCCCTGGCGATGAACCTGGATTTCCAGAGCCAGGCCGAGGCCAAGTACCTCGAGTGCATCAAGTCCGGCGTGGTCGCGATGGCGAAGGGCACCCCGCCCGCCGTGGCGGTGGAGTTCGCCCGCCGGGTCATCTTCTCCCACGAGCGGCCGGAGCTGGACGAGATGGACACGGCGATCCAGGTCGTGAGCCCGAGGTAGCGCATGTTCCGCCGAAGGCTGCGCCGCCAGCAGCAGCAGGACCCCCGAGCAGTCCGGATCGTCGTGCGGCGCCCGAAGCGGCACGGCGAACCCCACGGCGGGGCGTGGAAGGTGGCCTACGCCGACTTCATGACCACCATGATGGCCCTCTTCATCGTGCTCTGGGCCAGCAGTCAGAACGTCCAGGTCCGGGAGGCGATTGGCGCCTACTTCCGCACGCCCGCTGTGTGGAGTCAGGCCGGGCGCGCTTCCGTGCTCAACGGTGGTGCGGGGATCCTCCCCATGCAGCCCCGGCCCGCCTCGGCTGCGACCGCGCTCGAGCCAGGGGACGATCTGACCCTGGAGGGGGTGGCGAAGTGGCTCGCCGAGCTCATCGAGGCGGAGGGAGAGCTCAAAAAACTCCAAGATCAGATCCGGATCGACGTGACTGCGGACGGCCTCAGGATCCAGCTCGTGGAGAAGGACGACAGCGTCTTCTTCGATATCGGGTCGGCGACGCTCAAGCCGGCCACTCGCCGGCTTCTGGCGATCATCGCCAGGGTCGCCGGGCGACTGCCCAACGAGGTGACCATCGAGGGGCACACGGACTCCCGGCCCTACCAGGGGACCCAGCGCGACTACAGCAACTGGGAGCTGTCGGCGGATCGGGCGAACAGCGCGCGCCGGGCGATGGAGGAAAGCGGCTTACGCCCCCGCCAGGTCACCCGGGTCATCGGGTACGCCGACCATCAGCTCCTGGAGCCCACGAATCCCCGGGACTCCCAGAACCGGCGTGTGAGCATCATCATCAAGCGCCGGAGCGAGGGGGCCGTGGGCAGCAGGGAGCGCTCGCAGCTTCTGGCGGAGATCGACGGGCTTCCCGGCCACGCCGGCAAAAATATCCGTTGATGGCACCGCCAAGGGTCACTTACAATAGCGTTCGCGTATCTCTTCGCGATAAGTCCAGCATGGGAGCAGGAGAGATCACGGCGAACAGCGATCGGCCTGAGGAGCTCGAGGCCGTCGCGGATCTGAGGCGGGCAAGCCAGACCGACGCCCCCGCTCTCGCTGCGGCGCTGGAGACGCTGGCGCGCGACAACGCGCGGCTCTCCCGCGAGCTTCAAAACCGGCTCGAGGACCTCCGGCGCGCCGAGGCGCAGCTGGCCGACCTCGAAAAGCTCGTCGGCCTGAATCAGCTCATCGGGGGCATGGCGCACGAGCTGAACAACCCCCTCGCCGCCGTTCTCGCCTGCCTGACGATCCTCCAGGAGCTCCCGCTCGCCGCCGAGGCCCAGGACCTGGTCGACCGGATCCGAACCCAGACCGAGCGAGCGATCAGGGTGGTCAAGAACCTGGCGACCTATGCCAAGCGACCGTCGCCCGAACGGGTCCTGACGGACGTGCACGAGCTGCTCCGCCAGGGGATCGAGCTGCTCGACCCCTCGCTCCGCCACGCGAGCATCACCGTCCAGTGGGAGTGTGCCGCCGACCTCCCGCTCTGCGCCGTCGATCCAAACCAGATGCTTCAGGTCTTTGTGAACCTCTTCGTCAACGCCCGCCAGGCCATCGAATCCACGGGACGGGGACGCGGGACGATCCGCATCGGCATGGCGGCCGAGCCCGCCCGGGTGCGCGTGGAGATCGCCGACGACGGGCCGGGAATTCCCGCCGATCTCCGCGAGCGGATCTTCGATCCGTTCTTCACCACCAAGCCCCCGGGGGTCGGCACCGGCCTCGGTCTCAGCCTGTGCCAGGCGATCGTCGAGGCCCACGGAGGGAGCCTCCTGGCCCGGTCCGACGCCGCTGGTGCGACCCTTCTGGTCGCGCTGCCGATCGGCGCGGCGCAGGCGCTCGACGCCGAGGCTTCTCAAGCCAGTCCCGCCCCGACCGGCCGGATCCTGGTGGTGGACGACGAGACCGACCTTCGGGGTGCGCTGAGCCATCTCCTGCGCCGGGCCGGACACGTCACCCAGGAGGCCGGATCGGGCAGCGAGGCGCTCGCAATGCTCGACACCGGGCAGTTCGACGCCATCATCCTGGACGTCCGCCTGCCGGACATCAACGGTCAAGCGCTCCTCGAGGAGATAGCCCGCCGGGACCCGGCCCTCGCCCGAAAGGTGGTCATCACGACCGGCGACGTCCTGGGCCAGGAAACCCAGTCCTTCCTGGAACGCACCGACGCCCCCTGCCTGAGCAAGCCGTTCACGCTGAAGGCATTGCTCGGCGCGCTGGCGGCCGTGATGGGCGACCAGTCGCGCGCCTGACCGTCCGGAATCGCCGCTCCCCTGCCGACCTCTATTCTTGGCTCCGTTCGTCCTTGGGGATCACCCAGCAAACGGCAAAGGGAGCGTGTGTCCTTGAAACACCGAGACCTCGGCGTGGCCGAAGAAAACGCGGCGCTCGGGAGCCGGATCCAGGACCTCGAGCGCCCCAGCCTCGAGATCCAGCGCGAGCGGCTTCTGGTGGCCCGGATGGCCAGCCTCCCGGAAATCCTCCTCAACGGTTCGAACGGTGGGCACACGCCCCGGCGGATCGTGGAGGTGGGCCGGGGGCTTCTCGAGGTCGACTTTGTGAGCCTCGTGGCCCCCGTGGGCACCGGCTCACGCTTCGAGCCCCTCGCCGCAGTCGGCGAGGAGGATGAGCCGCAGCTCGGGGGCCCGTGGCCCGCCTCCGAAGACTCAGCGCTCACCGCCGTGGTCCAGGGGTGCGAACCCGTGGTCGGCCTCGGGAGCCATTGCGTGCAGTTCAACCGTGCGCTCGACCGGTCGCTCGCCCTCCGAGCAGCGCTCCACGTCCCCGTGATTTGGAATCACCGCGTGGCGGCGGTGCTCAGCTTCGGCGATCGGGAGGCGGGGCGGATCTTCCAACCGGTCGAGGTGACGGCGGCCCGGTGGCTCGCCTCATGGGCAGGACTCCTGCTGGCCTGGGCAGAGGACCGCCAGCGGGTCCAAACCCTCGAGGCGCTCCTTCGCTCGCACCAAGCCCAGCTCCAGCACACCGAGAAGCTCAAGGCCCTGGGCCAGCTCGTGTCCGGCGTCGCCCACGAGCTCACCAACCCGCTCACGGCGGTGCTCGGGCGGGCGACGCTGATCGAGAAGGCAGCGTCGCTCGACGACGCCAAACGCCACGTAGGCAAGATTAAAGAGGCGGCGGCGCGGGCAGCGAAGATCGCGAAGGGGCTCTCGACCTTCGCCCGCAACCACCCGTCGGAACGCGGGCCTGTCGGCGTGAACGACCTGGTCCGATGGGCGACCGACTTTCAGGAATACCAGCTCGCCGCCGACAACATCCGGGTCGAGACCGATCTCGAACCGGACCTTCCGGCAGTCATGGGGGACCATCACGAGCTGGAGCAGGTCCTGATCAATCTGATGCTCAACGCCCAGCACGCGATGGTAGCCGCCTATGGCTCAGGGGTCCTGAAGCTCACCACGCGCCGGGCCGGCGAGTGGGTCCAGCTTCGAGTCGAAGACGACGGGCCGGGGATTCCGCCCGAGGTTCTCCCGCGCATTTTCGAACCGTTCTTCACCACAAAACCGGTCGGCGAAGGGACTGGGCTCGGGCTGAGCATCGTCCAGGAAATCGTCGCGGGCCACGGCGGTCAGGTGTGGATAGAGCCCGCTCCCCAGAAGGGTACGATCGTGGTCGTTGCGCTTCCCCCGATGCGACCGGCTCAAGCCCCGACGACCTAAACAGCTCGGAGGGGGCCTCGACGGCCCCCTCCGAAACCTCCCCCAGGAATCGGTTGCGCGGGCCAAGCCCGCGCTCGAAGGGCATTACTCCGACACATACCTAGCGCCCCCGTTCCCATACCTCCCCCCATTCCGGTTGAGCGGGCCGGGTACCCGCGCCGAAGGCGTGGGTGTCCCCCTCCGTTTACTAGCGCCCCATCCGATCCGGCTGCGCCCGGGGGGGACGCCGGTCCGCCTATCGGGACCGGAATCGGGGGTGCGCCCGCCTGCGCGGCCTCGCTATAGTGGCCCCAGTGGCAAACCGAAGCGCTCTGAACGCTATGCCGCGCATCCTGGTCGCAGACGACGATCGGACGAGCCGAGAGCTGACGGCCGAGCTCCTCCAGAACGCCGGGCACACCGTGAGCCAAGCCTCAAGCGCGCGGGAGACGATCGCGCGCTGCAAGGCGAGTCTCCCCGACCTCGTCCTGCTCGATCTGATCCTCCCCGACCGGACCGGGATCGACCTGCTCGGTGAGCTCAAAGCGCTGTGGCCCGGGCTGCCGGTCATCATCGTGACCGGCTATCCGGAGATCCGGAGCGTCGTCGAGGCCATGCGCCGCGGCGCCGCGGAGTATCTGGTGAAGCCTGTCGACCCGGACGCCCTCGTCAGGGCCTGCGACGCTGCACTCGCCGGCGGACCGCACCTCCCGGGCCCCTCGCGAGCCGTGACATTCCCCCTTACCGAGGAGACGCAGGGACCGGCATGGCCCCCCCCGCTGGGAGCTCCTAAGCCGCTTCGAGAGGTCGTCGCGGCTTACATCGATCATGTGATCGCCGCGACACACGGCAACAAAGCCCGGGCTGCCCGGCTCTTGGGCATCTCGCGGGAAACGCTCCGGGCGAGGCTGACCAAGGGGAGCCGGCCCGCATGCTCGCCGTGGGCGCCCGCCCAGGCCAGGGCGCGGAGGGCCTGAGCCAGCATGGGGAGCGCCACCCTGCGCCACCGGCCCGCCGCGCCGGGCTGGGTCAAGCCTCCGGCGTTGAAGACGGACTTGGACGGCTCACCTCGGGCGAGCACCAAGGCCGACCAGATCCTGAGCTGGAGCGCCGCCTCGGCCGCGGTCGCCCACGAGCTCAAGAACCTGCTGGGGGCGACCGAGCTGTACGCCTCGCTCATCGAGGAAGCGGTGCGCGAGCACCCCGACCTCTCGCTCCTGGCCAGCCGCCTCCTCACCGGCATCAGGAGTCTCACGGCAGTCGCGACCAACCTCCTCGCGTTCGGACGCCGTCCCGAGCCGCTGCTCGCTCGCGTGGACCTTCATCGTGTCCTTGAAGAGGCCACAACGTTCGCCGACCACGCGGTGCGGGGCACCGGCGTCGAGCTGGTCAGGGACCTTGCCGCCACACGCTCCTGCATCCGGGGTGACACCGAACAGCTCAAGCAGGTCTTCCTCAACCTTCTCCTCAACGCGCTCCAGGCTATGCCGCACGGTGGCAGTCTGACGATCGGCACCGAAGCCAAGGGCAGGCGCCTCCGGGTGAAGATCACGGACACCGGCATCGGCATCGCGCCCGAGCTCCTCGCGCGGATCTTCGAGCCCTTCGTGACGACCAAACCCAGGGGCACCGGCCTGGGCCTGGCCGTGGTTTCGGGCATCCTCACCCGCCACGGGGCGACGATCAAGATCGCGAGCGCGCCGGGACAGGGGACGGAGGTGCGCTGTGACTTTCCGCTCGCCCCGGACGATCAGCCGGCCGACGAGGGAGGACGGGACCGATGAGCGGCACGATCCTGGTGGTCGACGACGAGGCACTCCCCCGGCAGTCCGTGAGTGACCTGCTCCGGCGCAAGGGCGCCGCGGTCGACACGGCCCAGGACGGCGCGGAGGCGCTCCGCCTCTTCCTCGCCTCCCCGTATCCGATGGTGATCAGCGACCTCCGGATGCCCCACCTCGACGGCCTCGCCCTGCTCCGAGAGATCAAAGCCCGCGTGCCGCACACGTTCTTCGTCCTCCTGACCGGGTTCGGGACGGTCGAGACCGCAGTCTCAGCCCTCAAGGCGGGCGCGGACGACTTCCTGGAAAAGCCCGTGTCCCCCCAGCGGCTCCAGCGGCTGCTGGAGCGGGCACCGCTCACGCCTCTCGCTGAGCCCTCTCCGCGACTTCCCCTGACCCAGGACCCGCGGATGATGGCGCTCTTCGCCGACGCCCGCCGCGCTGCCGCAACCGGTGCCACGATCCTCCTGCTCGGGGAAAGCGGCACCGGCAAGGAAGTGCTGGCCCGCGCCATCCACGGTTGGAGTCCCCGGGCCGGTGGTCCCTTCATGGCCCTCAACTGCGCGGCTCTTCCCGAGTCCTTGGTCGAGGCCGAGCTGTTCGGCCACGAGCGCGGGGCGTTCACCGACGCCAAGGCGTCCCACCAGGGCGTGATCGAGCGAGCGCAGGGGGGCACCCTCCTCCTCGATGAAATCGGCGACATGCCGCTCCCGGTGCAGGCCAAACTCCTCCGGGTCCTCGAGGACCGGTCGGTCACGCGAATCGGCGGCAGCGACGCCCGGGGGGTCGACGTTCGCTTCATCGCCGCCTCCAATCGCTCGCTCAGGGCGCTGGTGCGGGAGGGACGATTCCGGGAGGACCTTCTGTTCCGGCTCACGGTCGTGAGCTTCCAGCTCCCGCCCCTCCGGGAGCGCCTGCAGGACGTCCCGTTGCTCGCCCGCCACTTCCTCGCCCGGTACGCCGCCGAGTACAACGCTGCGGTCCGAGAGCTAGCGGACTCCGCCGTGGGGCGCCTCCTCGCGCACCCGTGGCCCGGCAACGTGCGCGAGCTGGAGAACGTGATCCAGCGAGCCGTGATCCTCGCACCGGGACCGGTCCTCAGGGGGCGCGACCTCGTGCTCGAGGACGCCACCCCCGTCACGCCAGGGCAGCTGGCGGGCCGGCCGTGGGACGAGGTCGAGAAGGAGCTGATCCTGAGCACGCTCCGACAGGTGGGCGGTAATCGGGAAAAGGCCGCCAAGATCCTCGGGATGAGCGTGCGCACCGTTCGCAACCGACTGCGGAGCTACCGCCTCACCGAAGGGGCCCTGACCCTCCTGGGGTCGCCCCTCGCGGCCGCCGGGGCCGCCTCATGATCGCTCTCTTCGGGGCCACGATGGAGCTGCTCCAGCGAGGCGCGGCATTCGCGGTTCGACGCCACGCCCTCCTCGCGCAGAACCTCGCCAACGTGGAGACGCCCGGGTACAGGGGATACGACCTGACGTTCGCGCGGGAGCTCGACCTGGCCCGCCAGGCCCACGCGACGCCGGTGGCCTTCGGACCCACGGCCAAGGCCGGAGACAGCGACAACACACTGGATGTCCGTCTCGTGCGGGCTCCTGACAGCCCTCCCCGACCGGATGGCAACGATGTGGACATCGATCGCCAGATGGTCAAAATCGCCGAGAACGCGCTCTACCACAACGCGGTCGTCCACCTGCTGATCGCGAAGCTCAACGCCATGAAGACCGCCATCAGCGGCCGCATCTAGGAGGAACCGTGAACTCGCATCGGGGGCATGCCCCCCTCCGAGCTATCTAGGAGGCTCTCCATGGAGATCGACCCCCTCGCCATCAGCGCCTCAGCGCTCGCCGCCCAGCGGGCTCGGATGAACCTCATCGCCGAGAACCTGGCCCACGCCGACACGACTCGCACGCCCGAAGGCGGGCCGTACCGCCGACGCAAGGTCGTCTTCGAGGCTCACGGCAGTGCCTTCCCCGGCCTGCCGAGCGCCGAGCCCAGCCGGGGTGTGCGCGTCGTCGGGGTCGTTGACGCCCAAACTCCCTTCCGGCGCATCCACCAACCGGGCCACCCCGATGCGGACGCGGAGGGCTACGTCTCGCTCCCC
This Candidatus Rokuibacteriota bacterium DNA region includes the following protein-coding sequences:
- a CDS encoding type II toxin-antitoxin system RelE/ParE family toxin, with protein sequence MAEPYRVRFRSRSVRKELDALDDETYLRIAAAIHSLRENPRPPGTKKLSGHGAYRIRIGDYRVLYTVADEVREIRVEGVRRRNEHTYD
- a CDS encoding ribbon-helix-helix protein, CopG family, translating into MGNKQTVSVVLDAEVAQALKAEAGRRDRSMSWIVNRLLEAALLESREIRIEEVLPEDPDWKIVQSRGREALADFESYDRARLRRLGRRRRAVGG
- a CDS encoding HDOD domain-containing protein, with protein sequence MTLSWNPAAATPERLSTPFKERFLADLDLLPPLPSFPPVISRLMKIVNDYDSSVLDIAWILREDPGLTVRVLRMANSPVYGARMPVTSVAQAVLRLGMVQIRNIILTLGIIRTLETWGGRDRKAFWLHSVTVAFATEAILQVAVPAAEEDGEDGAFAAGLLHDIGLLVLWEYYPSVFVEISRLASEQGLARYKAELAALETDHGRIGALIAARWGLPQPIVSGIDFHHQPALAPAEDRRVADLVHLAECICSREGIGDAGDGLPMDPDPETLRNLGVEPALFPEIISRTQELAKKSALLIELAR
- the motA gene encoding flagellar motor stator protein MotA; translation: MIVLIGVGVVFLSVFGGFLLAGGPLMLLIQPAEILIIIGAALGTVLIGTPHHHLPKLFAGIRAVVGRATSGKDQYTDLLTLQFEVFVNIKKHGIIALDQDIAAPESSTIFSKYPSFLAFPKAVRFFADALRLLLDTGIPPEDLDLLLDRELETHHEEVTKASGILAKLGDTLPGLGIVAAIVGIVISMQGVDGPASEMGRSVAAALVGTFLGVFLSYGVVQPLAMNLDFQSQAEAKYLECIKSGVVAMAKGTPPAVAVEFARRVIFSHERPELDEMDTAIQVVSPR
- a CDS encoding OmpA family protein, coding for MFRRRLRRQQQQDPRAVRIVVRRPKRHGEPHGGAWKVAYADFMTTMMALFIVLWASSQNVQVREAIGAYFRTPAVWSQAGRASVLNGGAGILPMQPRPASAATALEPGDDLTLEGVAKWLAELIEAEGELKKLQDQIRIDVTADGLRIQLVEKDDSVFFDIGSATLKPATRRLLAIIARVAGRLPNEVTIEGHTDSRPYQGTQRDYSNWELSADRANSARRAMEESGLRPRQVTRVIGYADHQLLEPTNPRDSQNRRVSIIIKRRSEGAVGSRERSQLLAEIDGLPGHAGKNIR
- a CDS encoding response regulator, translated to MGAGEITANSDRPEELEAVADLRRASQTDAPALAAALETLARDNARLSRELQNRLEDLRRAEAQLADLEKLVGLNQLIGGMAHELNNPLAAVLACLTILQELPLAAEAQDLVDRIRTQTERAIRVVKNLATYAKRPSPERVLTDVHELLRQGIELLDPSLRHASITVQWECAADLPLCAVDPNQMLQVFVNLFVNARQAIESTGRGRGTIRIGMAAEPARVRVEIADDGPGIPADLRERIFDPFFTTKPPGVGTGLGLSLCQAIVEAHGGSLLARSDAAGATLLVALPIGAAQALDAEASQASPAPTGRILVVDDETDLRGALSHLLRRAGHVTQEAGSGSEALAMLDTGQFDAIILDVRLPDINGQALLEEIARRDPALARKVVITTGDVLGQETQSFLERTDAPCLSKPFTLKALLGALAAVMGDQSRA
- a CDS encoding response regulator; translated protein: MPRILVADDDRTSRELTAELLQNAGHTVSQASSARETIARCKASLPDLVLLDLILPDRTGIDLLGELKALWPGLPVIIVTGYPEIRSVVEAMRRGAAEYLVKPVDPDALVRACDAALAGGPHLPGPSRAVTFPLTEETQGPAWPPPLGAPKPLREVVAAYIDHVIAATHGNKARAARLLGISRETLRARLTKGSRPACSPWAPAQARARRA
- a CDS encoding sigma-54-dependent Fis family transcriptional regulator; the encoded protein is MSGTILVVDDEALPRQSVSDLLRRKGAAVDTAQDGAEALRLFLASPYPMVISDLRMPHLDGLALLREIKARVPHTFFVLLTGFGTVETAVSALKAGADDFLEKPVSPQRLQRLLERAPLTPLAEPSPRLPLTQDPRMMALFADARRAAATGATILLLGESGTGKEVLARAIHGWSPRAGGPFMALNCAALPESLVEAELFGHERGAFTDAKASHQGVIERAQGGTLLLDEIGDMPLPVQAKLLRVLEDRSVTRIGGSDARGVDVRFIAASNRSLRALVREGRFREDLLFRLTVVSFQLPPLRERLQDVPLLARHFLARYAAEYNAAVRELADSAVGRLLAHPWPGNVRELENVIQRAVILAPGPVLRGRDLVLEDATPVTPGQLAGRPWDEVEKELILSTLRQVGGNREKAAKILGMSVRTVRNRLRSYRLTEGALTLLGSPLAAAGAAS